Below is a window of Haloterrigena alkaliphila DNA.
CTCGCGCGACCGACCTCGAGGGCCGTCTCTCATTTCGACGGACGGCTGCACGGCTCGAGTCGTCGGACGCGCGGCTCAGAGCGTGTCGTCTCCTCGAGAGACCTGCGATCGGCGACCCCCCTTCGAGTCGCGTCGGCAGAGCCACATCATCCCTGGTTACGATCCGATCCGGTTTCGCCGCGTTCGGACCGTCACGGAACGATCTGCGTGAGGATTTTCGACTCGATCTTCCGCAGGTGACCGCCGACGGTCCCGCCTGTACAGCCGAGTTCCGAACCGATGTCCTCGTGGGTCACCTGCCGCGGAACGCTGTAGTAGCCCATATCGACGGCGGTCTGGAGGATCTCCTGTTGCCGGTCGGTGAGCTGGGAATACAGGCGATCCGTATCCGGTTCGTAGCTCCCCGTCTTGAGGAGCTTGAGCCTGATCCCGTCGGGAACGTCCGGGACGGCCTTCTGGAAGCTGCCCACGTCGCCGATCATCGTCACGCGCAGCCCGCCGCGGCGCGTGAACTCCAAGGGCGTGTCGAAGATGAACTCGAACTCCCGAAGCATGCTCAGCAGCCCAACGAGCCTGTCGTGAGCCTCGACGTGCATGTACGCGTGGATCGCGTCGCCGGACCCGGAAAGCTGATACTGGTGTACCATCGGGGACTCCTCTAAGATCGCCTCGAGGGCTACGCGGTCGCCCGAGAGCTGGTAGAGCGTGACGATCGTATCGTCCGCGAGCAGGTTGACGTTGTGCAGGAGGTCGCGCGCGATGTCGGGGTGGTCTGCGACCCGCTTGTCCACGGGATGCAATCCATCGTCGTCGGGGATGATAATGCACTTTGCGTATCTCATCGGACGACAGTCCCCTCATCGTGAACGTACTTCTTGTTACCGCTTGTCACTGTATTTCCGAACTATTCAAGTAAAATATCAACTAATTATATACACGATACGATTATTGTCTGGGGTTGCGTGAGCTCGCTCGGCGAAGTCGCGGGCGCTTCCCTATCGGGAGATTGACCACACACGTCCCACCGTGTGGCCGGGTTAAATGAGGGCGCTCTCGCGTCCTGACCAGTAGCTCTAATTCGGGGCGTGACCCGCTCTCTACCGTACGAGCAGTCGTTCGATTGGTATCACACGTATAACGGTTGTGGCCGATTCAGGTATAAACTCCCCCGCATACAAGGAGATAAAATAATTATAAGTCGTGTTGGGTGTGTTCCTGTGCCACACAAGATGGACCCCCAGCACGGCCGATCCGTGAACGGGGCAGGTGACAGTCCGGGGAGTCGATCGAAAACCAACGGAATACAGTGTATCAGGAGGAAATAATATGTACAACCGAAAGCGACTGCTGGCCGGGACCGGCCTCTCGTTCCTGGTCGTCGCCCTCGTCGGACTCGTCGTCCTCTCGACGGGGACGGCGTACGCGGCGCCGCTGGCCGACGGCAACGGATTCACCGTCGAGGCCGACGAGATCAGATCCGACGAATTCATGATGTACCCCTCTACCGGGGAGAACGACGCCGGAGAGACGCCGGTCGCCGTCGTCGAACAGCGCGGCGTCGAGATCGACGGGCTGGTCCTGTCGAGGGAGCAGAACATTCCGGGCATGGGAACGGTGGTAATTGAATTCACCTCCAGCGACACGGTCACAGCCGACCAGCAGTACCTCAAACTCACCGGGTTGAGCGCCGAAAATGCGCAGTTCAACGGCCAGGTCATCAACTCTCAGCCGGGCGAACCCGCAGACAACTTCATGCAGACGGCCGGCGAAAATTCCGAACCCGAACAGGGTCGGCTCACCAACATCTCCGGTGAGTCGCCCGGCATGGTCCAGGAGAACGTCTCCATCGACATGGTGTACCTGGCCTCGAACGAGATCACCCTGCCCGGGCTCGACGTCAATATCGAGTACACCGACGGCGGCGACGACGGCGGTAACGGCGATACCCAGACGAACAGCAACGTCGACGAGAAGAAGAAGTGATCGCCAATGGCAACGCAACATAGTCAGGACGGCTCCGAAACGATCTCGGACCGCCTCTCGAGTCGGTTGAGCCGATTCAACGACTGGCGGACGCAACGGCCGTTCCTCGGCGGCGTGCTCCTGTGTCTGGCCGGGATCCTGATCACCTGGGTGCCGATGCAGATCCTGCCCGACCTCATCTTCATCGGCGGCCAGGTGGCGGGCTTTCTCGCCATCGGAGCCCTGTTCGGCGTGCTCGTCTTCCTGACGGGCATCTACGCGCTGTACAAGCCGACGCTGTCCGACGAGATCGGCGTCATCGGCGTCGTCCTGTCGATCTTCTCGCTGTTCGGCTCCCTCGGCGGGCTGTTCGTCGGGATGCTGCTCGGGATTCTCGGCGGCAACCTCTGTCTCGCGTGGCAGCCCGACGCGGAAGCGGTCGACGACACCGTGACGGAGCCGAGCAAGGTCGACAGAGCCGCCGCTCGGGTCCGCGGGAGTGTGCTGGGGGTCGTCGGGAAGTCGGTCGCTCGCTTGCGCGGCGAAACCGGGCGCGTCCAACGGGAGGGCGCCGACGAGTAACGTTTAGGCACATGATTCGAATCAGCGCGGTCGGCGACGACGGGCCGGTTCCCGACAGCCAGGAGAGCGAATCGCGTGAGCGCCATGAGTGAGTACGAGAGCTACGAGTTCGACCCGGAGGACGTATCGTTCGAGTGGTTCCACGGCTGGGTCGTCGTCGGCGCCGTCGTCGTCGGCGCGCTGGTCAATCTCACGGCGCTGATGGTGCCGCTGCTCGGCCAGATCGGCGGCGGGATCGTCGCCGGGTTCCTCGCCGCCTACGCCGTCGGCCGATTCGCGATGGGGTTGCTCCACGCGGCGATCGCGAGCACGCTCGTCGGCGGCGTCGCGGGAACGGTGACGGCGCTGCTCGGCGTGACCATCGGCCTCTTCAACGAACCGCCGCTGCTGGTGCTCAGCGGCATCGGCCCGGTCAGCCCGATGCTCTCGGGGCTCGGACTGCCGAGCGCCCTGCTGATCATCGCGGCTTTCGCGCTGCTCACCGTCGTCGACGGCCTCGTCGGCGGCCTGCTGGGCGCTGGCGTCCGGGCGCTGCTCCCGTGGTAACGCGCACACTCACTTCTCACTGTCCGACTCCTGGGACCCCGAAACCGGTCGACTCGAGATTCCTCAGGGGACCCGTCCGACCGTGACGAAAAACGGCACCGACTCCTCGCGTCTGTACTCCCGCCCTTCCATCTGGTCGATCACGTCCCGGCCCATCTCCCGCCACGCCCCCCGGAGGTCGTCGTACTGGGACTCGGTCAACGCCCCCGAGAGCATCGTCTCGCGGTCGTCGGCCAGCCCCGCGCCGGTCGCCTTCCGGCGGGCCGCCACCAACGCCAGTTCCCCGTACGGGGGTTCGACCGTTCGAACGTGGTCGTACCGGCGCGTCTCGCACACCTCGAGGCCCGCCTCCTCGAACGCCTCCCGCGCATCGGCGCCGAGCGCGACGTCCGTTCCCACGCCGTCGATGTAGGCCCGGCGCGCGCGCCGCTCGAGGTGATCCTCGCGCTCGACGCTCGAGTCGATCTCGACGGCCGCGTTGTCGGGTTCGACGGCCGCGACGAGGTCGGTCGAGACGCGCGCGAACTCCGCGACGGCGGCCGCCGGATCGGGGAGGTTGATCAACAGCGCCTGACAGACCGCGAGGTCGAAGCTGTCATCGGGGAACGGCAATCGGAGGGCGTCGCCGGCGACGACCGGAATCGATTCGTCGTCGCCGACCGCAATTTCGAGCAACTCGCGATCGGCGTCGCAGCCGACCACGGTTGCGTCGTCGGGCGCCTCCTCGCGCAGGACGCGGGTCAACTCGCCGGTGCCACAGCCAACGTCCAGAATTCGGTCGCGGGACTCGAGGTCGAGGGGCTTGAGGGCCTCGCGGGAGTCGTCCCACATCCCCTCGCGGGTCCGACGCAGGTAGTCCTCGGAGAACTCGCGCACGGCCGCTCGTAGAGCGGTCTCGAGTAAAAACGGGTCGGTTTCAGGTCTCGCTTCGCCGCTCGGGGAGTGGCGAACTCTCGCCGCGCAGTTCGCTCGAGTACGGCGTCCGTCGTCCCCAGCCCCTGCGTTACCGCCGCACGGCAGCGAAATACCAGTCGCCCTCGTACCGGGCGAACGACGCGAACTCTCCTCCGGCGAGCGTGAGACGGTCGAGGAGGTCGGCGAACCCGTCGGAATGGGGTTTACACGCCTCGTACATTCCGTTCCGCGCCTGCGAGACGATGTCGCGCTGGGCCGCCGTGAGGTCGTCGAGCACGACCCCTCGCGTCTCGAAGAGTCGCTCGGCGAACGCCGTCGTCGAATCCGCGACGCGTTCGGCGGTGACGGTGTGGTCGGCGACCGAGACGGATCGTTCTCCGTCGAACGTGATGCGAAGCGGGATCCCCTCCCACCGCACGTACTGAACGTCCGTCTCCGGAACGAAGACGGACTGCTCGCGCTCCCGCTCGCGTTCGTACGCGAACACGACGCTGAGCGTCGTTCCGTGTCCGTCGCGGACGCGGTGTCCGATACCGATCACGCCGAGAAGCGACTCGCGGTCGTGGGCCGGTAACGCGTCGAACCGATACACCGTGTCGTCGTCCGTCGGCCCACGCATCCCGTTCCCGAACTCGAGCGCGTATTCGTATCCGGTCGTGGACGCCCGATCGTGCGCCCCGGTCGTCACGCGATAGTAGGTCCGTTTGGGGGTCGTACTGACGAATTCCGTGTGGACGTCTGGAGCGTAGTACCCGCGCCGTGTCGCGTCACCGTCGTCGATCGCGTCCGCCACGAGCGACCGGGTTACCGGGGACAGGAACTCGAGCGGCGTGCTGTACTCGTTCGAGACGTGCGCGTCGCGTACCGTCTGCATCGAAAACGTCGTCTCCGCCGCGCAGCCGATCCCGAGCGACCGGACCGAACAACCGGCGAGCGCCGTCGCTCCGGCGGCAACGGTCGACTGGAGGAGGCGCCGCCTGGAATGTGGACGCGGAGCACGGGCCATACCTGTCATTGGTTTCACCGGTACGTAAGAATGGGGGTCCGCTACCCGGACGGAGGTCCCGTTACCCAAAGTGAGGGGCCGTTATCCGCGCTGATGGGCGGTCAGTCGTCATCTCGCAATTCTTTGACTTTCTCGATGTTCCACGCGAAGCCGCGGCCGTCCTCGGTGGGCGTCTCGAGCGCGAACGGCAGATCCCGCAGGTCCGGATGGTTCACGATCGCCTTCATGCCGTCCTCGCCGATGTAGCCCTCGCCGATGTGGGCGTGTTCGTCCTTGTGCGTGCCGACGTCGTGTTTCGAGTCGTTGAGGTGGATGTACTCGAGGTGCTCGAGGCCGACCTCGTCGTCGAATCGACCGACGGTTTCGTCGACCGCTTCCGGAGTCGTCAGGTCGTTGCCGGCCACGAGGGTGTGGGCGGTGTCGATACAGATGCCGATCTCCGTCTCGGTGCGGTCGATGATCCCCGCGAGGTGTGCGAACTCGCCGCCGAGTTTCGTGCCGCTGCCCGCGTCGGACTCGATGAGGATCTGGACGCCGTCGGGGACGTCGAGTTCGTCGATGACGCTCGCGGCGTTGTCGAGGCCGCCCTCGACGCCCGCACCGGTGTGGGCCCCGAGGTGGACGTTGACGTACGGAATCCCGAGTCGATCGGCGGCGTCGAGTTCCGCCTGCATGCTCTCCTTCGATTTCTGCCGCAGGTCCTCCTTCGGGGTGCAGAGATTCACGAGGTACGCCGAGTGGATCACCCACGGCCCCTCGAGTTGCTCGTCGGACGCTTCCCGAAAGCCGTCGGCGGCCTCGTCGCCGATTTCGGGCTGAGTCCAGACCTGCGGCGAGGTGGTGAAGATCTGTCCGCAGTTGCCGCCGAAGGCGCGCTGGCGGTGGACCGCGTTGCGGATGTCGTCGTACGGCGGCGTTTCGTCGTCGGAAGAGACGCGCGAGCCGGAGATGGATACGTGTGCGCCAACCTTCATGGTCGCTCGTCAGTACCGGTTCGTGATAGGTATACTGGTTTCCGCAGTCAAGAGACGCTGTCGTGTCGTCGAGATTTACACGCTCTCCGCTCGAAAGCGGAGGACGTCGATGTCGAGCGGAAGCGCGTCGAAATCGTCGTCGCCACCGACGACGAGCGTGGCGTCGTGCTCGAACGCGAGCGCCACCGCGTGGGCGTCAGCTAACGAAATGTGACCGTCGGCTTTCACCTCGCCTGCGAGACGCCAGTCGGCGCGCTCGAGGTCCAGCCCCCACCGCTCGAGGGCTCGAACGTCGCGATCGGCAGTTCGAAGCGAGGCGGACGTCGGCGTTTCGTCGACGCCTTCGAACCGGGCGACGAGGTAGAGTACCTCCGCGGCGTTCGTTTCGGTAAGAAGACCGTCAGCATCGCCACTGTTGACCGCGGTAAGGAGCGTCTCGACGGAATCGCGTCCCGGTTCATCATAGAGGTATGCGATGATCGCCTCAGTATCGAAGACGTACGTTTCCGTCATTCGTCCTCATCCCCGGGCCGAAGACGAGCGGCGCGTTCCGCCTCTCGCTCCCGCTCTTCGGCCCGCAACTCCCGAGTCCGATCGAGTACTGCACCGCGTTCACGGTCCGCATCGGCGTGGATGCCGCCGAGTTCATCGAGCGAGGGGATCGGTTCGACGACGATTCGACCCTCGTCCTCGTAGATGAACACCTCACCTGGCGCCTCGATTCCGAATTTCTCCCGCAACGATTTCGGGATCGTCGCCTGCCCCTTCTGAGAAACACGGACGACCTCCGGATCTCGAGTACTACTCGACATTACTAGTTGTACGTATGCGATACTCGTATTACAATCTGACGGTGATCGGGCCTCGTGTTGGCTGCAGTCTCGAACCGAGAGACGACGATAGCAACCGGGACAGTTCGCTCCCGTCCACTCGGTTCGGACCGATCGAGATAAGGTTTCTCATAGCACGCTCGAGTCTGAAGGAAAAGCCGTTTAATCACCCCGCTCCTCGGACGGACAATGAGTCGGAGTTACCGGATCGGACTCGTCGGCAAACCCTCCGTCGGCAAGTCCTCCTTCTTTAATGCGGCCACGATGAACGACGTGCCCGAAGGCGCGTACCCGTTCACGACTATCGACCCCAGCGTCGGCGAAGCCTACGTCCGCGTCGACTGTGCAGCCCCCGAGTTCGACGAGGAGTGTACGCCGAACGTCGGCTACTGCGACCACGGAACGCGGTTCGTTCCCACGAAACTCGTCGACGTCGCCGGACTCATCCCCGGCGCCCACGAGGGCAACGGGCTGGGCAACCAGTTCCTCAGCGACCTCAACGAGACCGACGTGCTCGTCCACGTCGTCGACTTCTCGGGCACGACCGACGCCGAGGGCGAACCCACCGAGGGCCACGACCCCCGCGAGGACATCGCCTTCCTCGAGGAGGAACTCGACCAGTGGTACCTGGGCGTCCTCGAGAAAGGTATCGAGCGCTACGAAACGGGCTACACGACCGAGGAGGACGCCATCGAGGAGGAACTCGCAGAACAGATGAGCGCGTTCCGGACGAACGAAGACGAGATCAAGCGCCTCATCCGGCGCACCGAGGTCGGTTTCGATCCCGAGGAGTGGGACGAGGAGGACCGACTCGAACTCGCCCGCGAGATCCGCAAGGAGACCAAGCCGCTGGTCATCGCGGCGAACAAGATGGACACGCCCGCGGCCCAGGAGAACTACGAGGAGATCGCGAGCGATCCGGCGTACGACCACCTGACGATCGTTCCCTGCAGCGCCCACGCCGAGAAGGCCCTGAAGTCCGCGGACAAGGCGGGCGTGGTCGACTACCGACCCGGCGATTCGGACTTCGAGATCACGGGCGACGTCTCGGGCGAGCAGGAACAGGGTCTCGAGCAGATTCGGGACTTCCTCGCCGAGTACGGCGCGACGGGCATCCAGGCGGCGCTGGAGACCGCGCTGTTCGACGTGCTGGGCGTCGTGCCGGTGTTCCCCGGCGGCGCGAACGGACTGGGGAACGAACGCGGCGAGGTGCTGCCCGACTGCTACCTGATCCCGCCGAACTCCACCGCGGAGGACTTCGCGTACAACCTCCACTCGGACATCGGCGACGGCTTCCTTCACGCCATCGACTGCCGGTCGAACCGCCAGTTAGGGAAGGGGTACGAGGTCGAGTCGCGGGACGTCATCGAAGTCATCACGACGAACTGACGGGGGAGCGCCGCCGCTCGAAGCTGACGTTCCTACCACTATCGCTGCCACGTGAATCGGCTCATCGCGTCGTCGAGTCGACTCGAGAGGCCCGAAATCCACCCGTCGGGTGAGAAGAGGCGCAATTGGTTCTCATCCACCTCGATCCGTTCCTCGCCGTACGGGTTGCGTTCGGCACGTTCATCGTCCCCGCGGTCGGTGTTGGCGACCTCGACCGCGACGGACGTCGAACATCGGCCACACGCTTCGCGGTCCGTTACCATGGGTATCTACGGCAGTGTAGGAGTCGACGACACTTAAATCACGGCGCGCGCCGCGGCGCTGCGGTGCCGACGGACTTTTGGTCGCGACGTGGCATCACTTCGCATGAACGATCAGACCGTCGGACGACGATCGTTCGTCCGGGACGTCCGGAATACTTCGACCGGGGCCAGCCATGAGTGATCCGCACACCGATACCGACGAGACCGCGACCGACTCGCCCGAAGATGCGACCGCCGACGCGGCGCCACCGGCGCCGGCGAGGGCAGCGGACGACGCCCTCGAGGACGTTCCCGACTGGGACGACGGGTACGTCGACCGGGTGAGCGACCGACTGTTTCACAACTACGACCTCGAGAAGGACTACGCTGCCGACGGGGAGCGCTTCACGCTCTACGGCCGGATGGAACTGGTGAACAAGAAGCACTTCCTCCACCCCGCGCTCTCGCTGGCCGAACACGAGTCGACCGAACACCTGTTCGTGCGGCGGGTCGACCGCGTCGACGACCGGACGCTCGATCGGTTCGTCGACCTCGGCGAGCGACTGGCCGACGACTGGATCGACCCCGACGAGGAACACTTCTCGACGGACTTCACGTTCGTCGCGATCGCGCCCTCGATCCCCGAAGCCGTCCGCGAGCGCGTCGCGGGCTACGACGGGCGAACGCTGCTGAAGTACGGGTATCACGGTCACTACGAGATCAACCTGGCCGTCGTCTCGCCCGACACGGAGGATCTGGTCGCGAGCGAGAACGCCGACGTCGCGACCGCCTTCCGGCTCTGGGATCCGATCGAGACGGACGAGTCGGGACTGCTCGGACTGCTTTCGCGGCGGCTCCAGTTGTAGCCCGACGCCGTCCAGCCGCCGACGCGTCACTCGAGGCGAAACCGGAGCGAAACGGCTGCGTGCTCCCCACTCTTCTGGGCTCGAATCGTCGAAAGAAGGGTCCGCAATCGGCGATCGCGATCCGCAGTCGCGACCCGACTCAGTCGTCGTCCGAACTGACGTCGGCCGCGACGCCGTCGCCCGTGCGACGGGCCGTCTTCATGTTGTCATAGCCGATCTTGAACAGCGACAGCGCCAGCCCGATGAGAATGGCGATGATCACGAGCTGTACGACCGCCGAGGCCTGAGCGAGCAGTTCGGTCTCCGCGTCGGCGGTGATTCCGAGCAGCCGACCGCCGAGGATCTGATAGAGCCCGGTCCAGGTGAGGCCGATGATCGTGATGGTCCCCATCAGCGCCATCGGGCCGCCGGTAGAGATCAGCTGCTTGGACTTGCTCCAGTTAGCCAGCCAGACGGTGCCGGTCAGCAGCGCCAGCGACGCCAGCAGCTGATTCGCACCGCCGAACAGCGTCCAGAGGTCTTCCCACCGACCGCTGCCGAGCAGGAAGAACGCGACGACCGCGATGAGCGTCGTGTTGACGTAGCGGTTAGCCGCGTACTGCTCGACGGTCGTCTCCGGCGTGCCGACGATCTCTTCCAACATGTATCGGCCCAGTCGAACGGCCGTGTCCATGCTCGTCAGCAGGAAGCTCGCGAGCACGAGCGCCATGAACGGCGCGGCGTACTCGAACGGGATTCCGAGCGCGGTGAGGATGGCGCCGCCGCCGGTCGCGAAGTTGGGCAACGCGAGCCCGATCCCGCCGCTACTGGCCGGAATCGCGACGACCGTCACCGCGCAGAGTGCGACCGCCGCCAGCAGGCCTTCGGCGAGCATTCCGCCGTAGCCGATCAGTCTGGCGTCGGTTTCCTTGTCCAACTGCTTGGCCGTCGTCCCCGACGAGACCAGCGCGTGGAAGCCGCTGATCGTCCCGCACGCGATGGTCAGGAACAACAGCGGGAACAGCGGCATGAGCGGGAGGTCCCCCGCGAGGGGACCGCCCCCTCCGAGGAAGCCGTACCACGCACCCGTCGTGATGTCGAGGCTCAGTTGCGCACCGGTCTCGGGGTGGACGGCGTCGCTTCCCATCCCGGTGATGAGTGTGCCGACGATGACCGCGAGCAGGCTCCCGCCGACCCCCGCGTACAGGAGGAACGACGAGAGGTAGTCGCGCGGCTGTAGCAGCATCCACACCGGCAGGACGCTCGCCGCCCCACCGTAGAGGAGCATTACCAGCACCCACGCACCGATGTTGGCG
It encodes the following:
- a CDS encoding helix-turn-helix domain-containing protein, producing the protein MRYAKCIIIPDDDGLHPVDKRVADHPDIARDLLHNVNLLADDTIVTLYQLSGDRVALEAILEESPMVHQYQLSGSGDAIHAYMHVEAHDRLVGLLSMLREFEFIFDTPLEFTRRGGLRVTMIGDVGSFQKAVPDVPDGIRLKLLKTGSYEPDTDRLYSQLTDRQQEILQTAVDMGYYSVPRQVTHEDIGSELGCTGGTVGGHLRKIESKILTQIVP
- a CDS encoding DUF6230 family protein, with protein sequence MYNRKRLLAGTGLSFLVVALVGLVVLSTGTAYAAPLADGNGFTVEADEIRSDEFMMYPSTGENDAGETPVAVVEQRGVEIDGLVLSREQNIPGMGTVVIEFTSSDTVTADQQYLKLTGLSAENAQFNGQVINSQPGEPADNFMQTAGENSEPEQGRLTNISGESPGMVQENVSIDMVYLASNEITLPGLDVNIEYTDGGDDGGNGDTQTNSNVDEKKK
- a CDS encoding DUF6114 domain-containing protein, with the translated sequence MATQHSQDGSETISDRLSSRLSRFNDWRTQRPFLGGVLLCLAGILITWVPMQILPDLIFIGGQVAGFLAIGALFGVLVFLTGIYALYKPTLSDEIGVIGVVLSIFSLFGSLGGLFVGMLLGILGGNLCLAWQPDAEAVDDTVTEPSKVDRAAARVRGSVLGVVGKSVARLRGETGRVQREGADE
- a CDS encoding class I SAM-dependent methyltransferase produces the protein MREFSEDYLRRTREGMWDDSREALKPLDLESRDRILDVGCGTGELTRVLREEAPDDATVVGCDADRELLEIAVGDDESIPVVAGDALRLPFPDDSFDLAVCQALLINLPDPAAAVAEFARVSTDLVAAVEPDNAAVEIDSSVEREDHLERRARRAYIDGVGTDVALGADAREAFEEAGLEVCETRRYDHVRTVEPPYGELALVAARRKATGAGLADDRETMLSGALTESQYDDLRGAWREMGRDVIDQMEGREYRREESVPFFVTVGRVP
- a CDS encoding deoxyribonuclease IV, translating into MKVGAHVSISGSRVSSDDETPPYDDIRNAVHRQRAFGGNCGQIFTTSPQVWTQPEIGDEAADGFREASDEQLEGPWVIHSAYLVNLCTPKEDLRQKSKESMQAELDAADRLGIPYVNVHLGAHTGAGVEGGLDNAASVIDELDVPDGVQILIESDAGSGTKLGGEFAHLAGIIDRTETEIGICIDTAHTLVAGNDLTTPEAVDETVGRFDDEVGLEHLEYIHLNDSKHDVGTHKDEHAHIGEGYIGEDGMKAIVNHPDLRDLPFALETPTEDGRGFAWNIEKVKELRDDD
- a CDS encoding PIN domain-containing protein: MTETYVFDTEAIIAYLYDEPGRDSVETLLTAVNSGDADGLLTETNAAEVLYLVARFEGVDETPTSASLRTADRDVRALERWGLDLERADWRLAGEVKADGHISLADAHAVALAFEHDATLVVGGDDDFDALPLDIDVLRFRAESV
- a CDS encoding AbrB/MazE/SpoVT family DNA-binding domain-containing protein, translated to MSSSTRDPEVVRVSQKGQATIPKSLREKFGIEAPGEVFIYEDEGRIVVEPIPSLDELGGIHADADRERGAVLDRTRELRAEEREREAERAARLRPGDEDE
- a CDS encoding redox-regulated ATPase YchF; its protein translation is MSRSYRIGLVGKPSVGKSSFFNAATMNDVPEGAYPFTTIDPSVGEAYVRVDCAAPEFDEECTPNVGYCDHGTRFVPTKLVDVAGLIPGAHEGNGLGNQFLSDLNETDVLVHVVDFSGTTDAEGEPTEGHDPREDIAFLEEELDQWYLGVLEKGIERYETGYTTEEDAIEEELAEQMSAFRTNEDEIKRLIRRTEVGFDPEEWDEEDRLELAREIRKETKPLVIAANKMDTPAAQENYEEIASDPAYDHLTIVPCSAHAEKALKSADKAGVVDYRPGDSDFEITGDVSGEQEQGLEQIRDFLAEYGATGIQAALETALFDVLGVVPVFPGGANGLGNERGEVLPDCYLIPPNSTAEDFAYNLHSDIGDGFLHAIDCRSNRQLGKGYEVESRDVIEVITTN
- a CDS encoding carbon starvation CstA family protein; this translates as MAGVIWIVALVLVTFSVSYIGYGRYLSQFVGLDDSRETPAHKYQDGQEYVPAKKPVLLGHHYSSIAGGAPIVGPITAALVWGWVPAVLWVAIGNPLLGAVHDFISLSGSLRHEGKSIGYIIGEYVGERGKDMLLWFAFLLTILVVAVFALVIGVVLNAYPSAATASLLYVTLAFVFGVWLYQLNLPFSVGTVVFVGGVFASVWVGIQYPLAIVPGDYSSGTIVLLDSASFFPSLLGSANIGAWVLVMLLYGGAASVLPVWMLLQPRDYLSSFLLYAGVGGSLLAVIVGTLITGMGSDAVHPETGAQLSLDITTGAWYGFLGGGGPLAGDLPLMPLFPLLFLTIACGTISGFHALVSSGTTAKQLDKETDARLIGYGGMLAEGLLAAVALCAVTVVAIPASSGGIGLALPNFATGGGAILTALGIPFEYAAPFMALVLASFLLTSMDTAVRLGRYMLEEIVGTPETTVEQYAANRYVNTTLIAVVAFFLLGSGRWEDLWTLFGGANQLLASLALLTGTVWLANWSKSKQLISTGGPMALMGTITIIGLTWTGLYQILGGRLLGITADAETELLAQASAVVQLVIIAILIGLALSLFKIGYDNMKTARRTGDGVAADVSSDDD